The following proteins come from a genomic window of Rutidosis leptorrhynchoides isolate AG116_Rl617_1_P2 chromosome 10, CSIRO_AGI_Rlap_v1, whole genome shotgun sequence:
- the LOC139870678 gene encoding uncharacterized protein: MAAVEEFTPLNQIRKGVDSYNVKVKVHFVWKKFWLNNPTSVASIEMVLVDQQGNKIRACIEKDTVRYFEQTFIDGRFLIMGGFVVVDENDHTKFIDNRFKLLILKNSIVKKAPEFLIERDVFRFATYDQVNNRVLKTDEVFDVVGRVVNVLNFRTIRDKNCVRKKLEFQLLFHSGEIIRCALWGDHGIRLLDVAKKHQISGSPVIALIHNCLLKNWDGTPEVNNIFFGTRLYLNESVPPIDQFNQMLSSSPRLAEFTLIPTMSPDFSDAEEITSNKFTATHPVFVSAIFKLPKDVYFVLLGNVVKLFGSDEKQVLWCDVCKSDDQKWNPRIRTTMTIKDQTDECQLILFDSQLSKIVNRSSTWLNATAQACVDPFDVPHVLNEVLNKSFVFLAKKTHFNVQNNYNAYTVLDATDELVVLDEVQKKLSAMGLPLEVINVEAEYETPKQSKTEGTFRNTNDFSSSSQSNGGDTSDGKRKMFETPDGNDEDTPTGGTSAGIGALKIPKMESL, translated from the exons ATGGCAGCTGTTGAAGAGTTTACTCCACTTAATCAGATTAGAAAAGGTGTTGATTCATACAATGTCAAGGTCAAGGTACACTTTGTATGGAAAAAGTTTTGGCTCAACAATCCTACTTCTGTAGCATCAATTGAGATGGTTTTGGTCGACCAACAG GGCAATAAGATTAGAGCTTGCATTGAGAAAGATACTGTACGCTATTTTGAACAAACTTTCATAGATGGACGATTCTTAATAATGGGTGGCTTTGTAGTTGTCGATGAGAATGACCACACCAAATTCATTGATAACAGGTTTAAGTTGCTTATTTTAAAAAACAGTATTGTTAAGAAGGCTCCAGAATTTCTCATTGAAAGGGATGTGTTCCGTTTTGCTACCTATGACCAAGTTAATAACAGGGTCCTCAAGACTGATGAAGTATTTG ATGTTGTTGGAAGGGTGGTGAACGTTTTAAACTTTCGTACTATAAGGGATAAGAATTGTGTCCGCAAGAAGCTAGAGTTTCAATTGCTTTTTCATAG TGGTGAAATTATTCGTTGTGCATTGTGGGGCGATCATGGTATTCGTCTATTAGATGTTGCCAAGAAACATCAAATTAGTGGATCTCCAGTTATAGCCCTCATCCACAATTGTCTGTTGAAGAATTGGGAtg GCACTCCGGAAGTTAATAACATCTTTTTTGGAACCCGATTGTATCTGAACGAATCGGTTCCACCCATCGATCAATTCAATCAAAT GTTATCAAGCTCTCCGAGGCTAGCTGAGTTCACTTTAATTCCTACTATGTCACCTGACTTTAGCGATGCTGAAGAAATAACTAGCAACAAGTTTACTGCTACTCATCCAGTTTTCGTTTCTGCCATATTCAAATTGCCAAAG GATGTGTATTTTGTGCTTTTGGGAAACGTTGTCAAACTGTTTGGAAGTGATG AAAAACAAGTGTTGTGGTGTGACGTGTGTAAGTCGGATGATCAAAAGTGGAACCCAAG AATTCGCACGACTATGACAATTAAGGATCAGACTGACGAGTGTCAGCTCATTTTGTTCGATTCTCAATTGTCTAAAATTGTAAATAGAAGCTCAACTTGGCTGAATGCGACGGCACAAGCT TGTGTTGATCCGTTTGATGTACCTCACGTACTCAATGAAGTATTGAACAAGAGTTTTGTTTTTCTCGCTAAAAAGACACATTTTAATGTTCAAAACAATTACAATGCTTATACCGTATTGGATGCAACCGATGAATTAGTTGTGCTTGATGAGGTTCAAAAAAAGCTCAGTGCAATGGGTCTTCCGCTTGAAGTTATCAATGTTGAGGCTGAATACGAAACACCCAAACAGTCCAAg ACTGAAGGGACTTTTAGAAATACCAATGATTTTTCAAGTTCCAGTCAAAGCAACGGTGGTGACACATCTGATGGAAAGCGTAAGATGTTTGAAACACCTGATGGTAACGATGAAGACACCCCCACTGGTGGTACATCTGCTGGCATCGGAGCACTTAAAATTCCTAAGATGGAATCGCTTTGA